DNA from Ptychodera flava strain L36383 chromosome 15, AS_Pfla_20210202, whole genome shotgun sequence:
tgaaaaatagcaaaatgtCACATAAATAAACACTACCTGTATTTTATGATAACTACTTAACTTCATGTTTAGTTTAGCGATACTGTCCCCTATCCCTTGCCTAGCCGCCAACCATTCATCCCACGTGCCGGCAATTGACACCGTGGCAATCGTGACTATAAGACGTATTTATAAAAAAACCTGTGTGAGTTACCGTGAACCAGGAACGTTTTTAAGCGTTTTAAACGACGTGAGCGTCGTTAGCACTACAGGTATCTTGGTATAAGCGTTAGTGTATGGAAGAATTTCATTGACATACGAATCTGCATAAATCGCTATGTTGACAGCATGATAGTCAATGCATTGTTTACGTTTAGGAAGCAAAGCAAGTATATTAAATGTGCGTCACTCGCCATTTCGCAAGATTTCGCCGAGTGTAGACGCCACTTCTAAGCTACTTGGAatatagctgtgggtccatagctgtggtgttttcagacgggattcctgccttttacgggccggttttgacttttccgatttttaaccccgccaccacagctatgggatattccatagactagcgtccaaatccgccgcaagcaccctttgcgcaagtttgctcgacgatatttcgaaaaattttccatccaaattacaaattgccaacactcatcgacagcttggttattagggactcaccagaccagaaatccgctcaaaattcactgaaatatcgccttttttctaagtttgcgcgacatgactacacgtagaccgccattttgctagcgtaaaactgttggtcgaggatccctgcagtacgtcactacagtgacgtagggccgtgacctctcaacttctaaacacaaactgagagattcatcgtgtgatatcgatgaccatcgttcgtcttatggacattcccagtctcacaaaactgaaaccaaacttttacttgggggaaaaaaattcagtcctaggatctataattattcgtggcgcgccgcgcggatgctggccgtaagttagtttgtgttcagaagttgagaggtcacggccctacgtcactgtagtgacgtactgcagggatcctcgaccaacagttttacgctagcaaaatggcggtctgcgtgtagtcatgtcgcgcaaacttagaaaaaaggcgatatttcagtgaattttgagcggatttctggtctggtgagtccctaataaccaagctgtcgatgagtgttggcaatttgtaatttggatggaaaatttttcgaaatatcgtcgagcaaacttgcgcaaagggtgcttgcggcggatttggacgctagtctatggaatatcccatagctgtggtggcggggttaaaaatcggaaaagtcaaaaccggcccgtaaaaggcaggaatcccgtctgaaaacaccacagctatggacccacagctacttGGAATATTAATAAGAATAAAAGGCATGAGAATAgtataaatgtacttgaaaaATTCCTAGTGGAGCTGCAGACAAGGTAGTGTGCACCGTTACTCGTACTtgacattttaatatattcactTATGCTTGATTTCGTCCAAGAACAGTTTAAACCATAGTCTTCCATTGTCACGAATATCGCCGCGATATGTTCAGAAAGAAAATTCACCTCGCAATGACCGGACGTGCGGCCCCTTTCGATTACGGATGACTTGTTTGTTTTCCTCAAGAAATAGGGGTCATCTAGTCAGCTGTGATCTCACTGTTTTCGTTCGGGCTATATTCGGGTATCTTTCAGTCGAGTCTCCTAATTTAATACCAAAAAAGGAAATATTGCAGCAACGGGAGGGAGGCAATGCTAACACAATATAGGGTGGATGAGTGCTGTTCTATAGGGTCACATTCAGAAAATGAGCAAATAACATGGAAAAACATATACagcttgggaatatgactaaaCTGTGCAAACTGTGTAATGTGCTACTTGAacatgacattttaaaacattcactaACACTGTCCAAGCAAAGTTAAAATTATAGCCTTCCATTATCAGAATATTGTCGCGATATATCCAGAATACGAATTTTCCCTCTACGGGAGTCAACGGACGTGCGGCCCCTTTCGATCAAGGGAACTTGTTTGTTTTGCGCGGGAAATAGGGTCGTCTGGTCAGCTATGATCTCACTGTTTTCGTtcgagcaatttttttttcaggtaTATTCCAGGTGGGTCTACAAATTAccaaaaaaggaaatactgcTGCAACGGGAAACTATACTATCACAGGGGGGTTAGTTATCTGCTTAGTGTCATAAACGGCAAACAATTAGCATAGAGACACATACGGCTCCGATGATAGAACTTAACGCAATACATCAAGACTGCACATGTTACATCGCTAAAACTCTGTGATCACCCACCAATTTACTGATCTGGGTTGACCTGACTCACCTCCGTTCTCAATGAGCTCGTCCAACGAAGTGAGTACAAAAGTAGGATCTGTCCTCACAGAGTAACACAACGGGCGGCACTTGCAGAGCGTAACGACCTAAATAATATATCATTGTATCGGTGAGTTGAACGGCTTATACTTGTTTTTGTAAAGCTGCACTGCTCAAAAATTCTCCATTTGATTGCTATGCATTTTCAAATGACTTAATATCAAACCATGCGCTACTGTCGTTCAAAGTTACGGATGCCATTCTTGTCAAGACTCGGGGAAACTTTATGTATTCAATATTAATATTGCTTGCACAATGTGCGGAAGTTCAGCTCTTATTGAGTGTTTGCAGTAGAAAGTCTCTCTCGGACTGAGTTTGTAGCTTAGGTTTTGAAATTAGTAAGAAGACAGATAGTTATAACCTGATTAATAATTTAAAATAAGATATTATTCTCTAAAAAACAATGTGCTACGCATTTGAAATTAATTCAATAATCGTTGTGATGTTTACATGTCAGCGTACATGGCAGAGCGAAGAAAACCCCGGAAGTTGTggtaatttatgtaaatttctaGGCTGAATATGCCTCGTTTGTTATCGACGTCTGGGTCCACTCTGGATCTACGGTGGCGTGTGCTGATTAATAGCTATACATAAGAATTACTAGTATCAGCGATAATCAATACCCCATGCATTGTCCAATCAAACAGTCTGACAGAAATATTCACCATATACGGTGTCTCTGAGGTCATAGGGTAAAGGTTCACCCGAGTTCAGATGtcctttttcttttatttctttctCGTCATTTTAGAACTATCATTGCGTGAGTTAAAACTATGAGCGGCGAAGAAGTCATTCCACCCGTGCTTATCGACAACGGCTCCGCAACCTGCAGAGTTGGTTTCGCCCGTGAGGAGGAGCCCGAAGCGGTATTTCCGTCAGTCGTGGGACAAGAACCTTCGGAGGTATATATCTCTTTATATCACTGTATAGTTTGTTCAGGAAGCGTTGGCGAGTTGCGTGACTCGAAATGAGCAAAGTTCAGACTGCGCAGCAAAGCAATCAGAGAAACCTGTTTGATAAAGAAGGACTATTTCTCACAGAGTGTGCTCAAATGGACACTTTCTACAGGTAAAGGTACTGATTCTGTTCATTGCGCTGGACGAAAGTGAACGGAACTGCGAATAATCTGGATTAACTtggataaaatttgcatataatcaATGCTCTGTCGGTTCCACAAAGTTAAAATATTGGAACCACCAGACTAAGTAAAGATCGTCTCTGTCATGTCATTATTTCATTCTGTTTTATTTATGTTCTGTGGTTTCCAGGCTCAAGGCATCTTGGTAGGAGATGAAGCTTTAAGTAAGCGAGCCACCTTGACTCTGACGTGTCCCGTTGAAGGTGGCATCATCACAGACTGGGATGGCATCGAAAAGATATGGCATCACGCATATCAGAAGCTGGGCGTCGCATCGAAGGACCGCCCGGTATTCCTGACAGAATCGCCTTTTAGTCCAAAAGCCAACCGAGAAAAGATGACACAGGTAACAAAGATTTAAATTGGAACTGTGGACTAGGGCTTTCTCCGTCAATTTCTTTCGTGGGGCGCTAATAACTAGGATTTCAACTTTTCTAACAAGGACATTAAAATTTGTACCATTGTATTTTACAGATGCCAAATACACAATACGGTCAGAGTATAATTTGATGACCTTAATTATCGCCCACTCTAAAAGGAATCCTTCCTCAACCGAAGAAATCTGTAAAATTTATCTTAGCTCCCTCTCTCATCATCAccaaacattttgataatttttcagcgTTCACTTTTACTGCTAATACTGCTAATTTTGAATAAAGCTCGCAGGTTCTTCTCCGGATTCGCTTACCTCAGAATCATCCAGTGTTAGTTTGTACCCCACCATGATCTATTGTCAGTCATTGCAGTGCCTTTGCATTTTATCAGCGCTGAGAGTGCGAGATTTACTTTGTGAGACTTACTGTGAGAGACTTATAGTGCGAGACTTACAGTTGGAGACTTCCTGTTAGTAATAGGTCATATAATCCAAACAATCAAATATTCAACGAAAGTCTCCATAAAATTTCAACGTGCACACAGTCAGCAACAATAAAGTCGACATGAAGATTTATATGTATAATTCTGAAACAATGCAACATTTATGAAAAGATCGGAAACACTTTTTATGACCTCGGTGAACGAGTTTACGAACAAACTGCGCTGCTTTCGAAACACGTCGATATTCAGTTGGAAGTGCCTGGCCGCCCCAAACCAGGAATGCACATGTGACAAGTTCATGCAACGCCGATGTACTGGACCACACCCGTGATTTTCGGAATAAAATAGCCTTACTGTAGCAGTGTAAAGAAGATTGAATATTTATACCGAGCCgagttagagagagagagagagagagagagagagagagagagagagagagagagagagagagagagagagagagagagagagaggcaggcagacagacaggcaggcagacagacaggcagacagagacagtcagagagacagacagagagagacagacggaCAGGCAGAGAGAAGAGTAACATGAACAAGGCCTACAAGGCTGACGTCTACTACAATTCTACGACTTGCCACCTCTTAGAATATTTACGAAAAATTCACTTTATTACAGATTCTGTTTGAAAAGTTCAACGTACCTGCCCTTTACATAGGTAACACGGGCTTGCTGTGTCTCTTCGCGTCAGGTCGAACCAGCGGTGTCGTAGTGGACATTGGCTATGGCGTCACGCATATTGTACCGGTTCACAACAACAAAATCGTCCCGAACACCATTGTGAAGGTGCCCGTGTCCGGCCGAGATCTCGACAACTATCTGGTGAAGAAATTAACTGCTGAACATCCTTACTTCTCAAAAAAGCCTGGTAAGTATATTGAAAGGGGATGGAATCCATAGCTGCTGTGAGATTGTTACAATAACGGAAATCAAACGCTTCAAATGTAAAACAGTGGTCAGATTTGCGGATGTTCAATTGAAAGACAACCCAAAGTTTGGCAACGCGAGGCATCAATCATAAATTGACATCAAACTTTAAGGTCACACTAGTTTTCCCTGACATTGGATTTGTCCTGGGGCTGAATATATACTCCTGATTTCTGTATGTTGGTGCAACTTCAGAGGCTggaaatattttatgatatctTTAATGTTACCTGCCCTTCAATTTGCCAATTATCCTTCTTCTAGCTGACAGTAAAGTCATCAGCGACGTCAAGGAAAATCTCTGCTCCGTCGCTCTGGACTTTCAACAGGAATTGGCATCTGCGAAAGCCAATTCTTCGTCGGAAAAGAGCCATGAACTGCCGGACGGACAGACCATCACCATTGGCGATGAAAGGTTCCGTTGTCCGGAGGCCCTCTTCCAACCATCGTTGTTGGGTAAGTGGTTTTAAGGTTACGTCTAGGTCGGAAAGACTGATGGTGTCACATGAATGTGACAGAGATCTTAATAACAACAAAAGTATCATTGTAGCACAAGTCAATACATACGAACAAACAATGGAAAGTTTTAAATGAGCTGGACATATTATCGAAATGTAAAATTGTTGCTTTCGATAACTTCCAATCCTAAATTCCGAAAGTTGAGTTTGCAACGATTGCTGTGATTCTGCGCACTTTATCATAAAATCGACATGAACACCAGCTAGGTATGACATTCAGGATTTAAACACTAGAACTTTATGAAAAGTATTCTTTCTCTTATTAAACCTAGGAATTGAAAGTCCCGGCATCCACGAAATTCTGAACAGCAGCATCGCGAAATGTCCTGCCGGTGTCCACAAGGAGCTGTACGCCAACATCGTACTGAGTAGCGGAACGAGCATGTTACCGGGCCTAGCAGAACGCCTGCAGAAGGAAATGTCAGCACTGGCCCCCAGCGGCACGAGAGTCAAGGTCACTGCCAGACCTGAACGCAAATACGCTTCTTGGATTGGGTCCTCCATCGTGGCTTCAATGATCGCCCCCAACGCACAGATGTGGCTCAGCAAAGCTGAATACGACGAGTCTGGTCCGTCCATCATCCACAGTAAATGCTGGGACAGCGAGTAAACCCGGATTTTCTGATATGGCCAGTTACCTGGAGTATAAGGACaaactttaaaatgtcaaaattttcccGACACATGCGAAGAAGTCCGCGTTCGTGCATGTATACAGATACAAGGCTCAAACAaatctcaaaatgaaaaaaaaaactttctcaTTTAGTTTTTAACCTTTTTACTGTTCTTATCAGTTCCGCTTACCGCCACCAGTTTCCGTAAATTGCAAAAACATGAACACATAATGTGAATatgaacaaaaatgtttgattaCTTCTAAGCATGCTTGACAGTTTGGCTGAATATTTAATACATAGCAAATACCCCATCTTACAATATGTGTAGTTCGCAGTGCGACTATGTGTCACACCAACGCTTACTGGCAACCGACTTGTACGGCTAATATGGCTGCCCGATAAAGATGATTTGGTGGCAACCttggaagtcaaattatttgCAGACTTTAATAGACTTGTATTACGTTGCCTACAGACGACAGTCATGAAATTTAATCAAATCAAAGCAATAAACCATTACTAAGACATTTACAGAAAACGACAGGAGCTTTTAAAGTTGTCGGAGATAAGCTAGGCAGTACTATACATCAATTACTATAACATTTACTGCAATCATTCATGTGATGTTGTGAATAAGTTCTATTTGATAGAGAAATAAAGATTGATGTAATTATTGGCAGAACCCTTGTCATCGAAGTCAttcgcacatacatacacattatgaGGTGGCCATAGAGAAGGTATACGACCAGTGTCCATCTTGTTTAAATTACtggaaatggaaaaaataaataatgtaaaaagGAACAACGCGAATAAATATCATGTTCTGATTAGAGAAGTGTATCACCTAAATGGCCGCTATTCTTGTGTTTGAActctgataaatattcaatttcaCATGACCAAAACTGGAAACTTTTCGGTACTCCAGTTGCATGTTGGAATTTTTTCTCTAAAACTAAAATACAAACATCCATCGACACTGGAGAATGATCATTAAAAAGCGAAGAGGTTGGCTAGGCTTTCCTCTCGATACGTTTTCCCTAAGACGTTAAAGAGTAGGTCTGTGGCTCTCAGGCCATAGATTATTTCTCTAGGGTCTATAGCCCTGAGCGATCCAATATAAGCAACAGTTATGGCATGTGCGCCCGCTCCGGTGAAGTGTGCTTGTTTGTTATCGCTGTTTGTATTTGGGTAATATTCAGGTATAGCTCAGATGAGTCTCCTAattaccatatatggaaatGCAGCGGCCGTAAGAGACATTACTCACTAAACAAAGGTTGCACGGTGTCAACGACAGAAAAAATTTCCATCGGCATAGAAACGCATACGGTCCAAAGAATAAAGGTAACTTCACGTTTTAACGCAGTCGGCATCGGTCAAACTCCTAGATCATCcaccaaaccatagacagtttcTAGACTGTCTATGGCCAAACTATCGAATGTAATGTGTAATTGGACACCCCTCGTTCTCAGTGAGCCAGTCCAAACTAGGATTTGTCCTCATAAATTGGTTCAAAGCCTTACACATGCGGCGCGTGCCGACCATAAACCAAATAACATTTTATAGGTAAGATTAACCTTTTTTTGCGAATTTCTTGCCTTTTGTTAAAATACATAATTACTCAAAACGTCTCTATTTAAATCGTATAGAGTGACGTGTACTCTC
Protein-coding regions in this window:
- the LOC139151768 gene encoding actin, cytoplasmic 2-like, translated to MSGEEVIPPVLIDNGSATCRVGFAREEEPEAVFPSVVGQEPSEAQGILVGDEALSKRATLTLTCPVEGGIITDWDGIEKIWHHAYQKLGVASKDRPVFLTESPFSPKANREKMTQILFEKFNVPALYIGNTGLLCLFASGRTSGVVVDIGYGVTHIVPVHNNKIVPNTIVKVPVSGRDLDNYLVKKLTAEHPYFSKKPADSKVISDVKENLCSVALDFQQELASAKANSSSEKSHELPDGQTITIGDERFRCPEALFQPSLLGIESPGIHEILNSSIAKCPAGVHKELYANIVLSSGTSMLPGLAERLQKEMSALAPSGTRVKVTARPERKYASWIGSSIVASMIAPNAQMWLSKAEYDESGPSIIHSKCWDSE